DNA sequence from the Alteribacter lacisalsi genome:
TTGAAGACCGTATTGACGGATTTATCCAGGCGTACGCGGAGAGAGGTGTTTCGGTGGATAAGGATCTTTGGCTCACAAGCCTTACATCCACGCTCCCTTTCCCGAAAAACACGGAGGAGGAGATCCGTCAGGACATCGAAATGATTAAAGAACATTTGAAAAAGTTCCCGGAAATTTCGGCTGTTTTTGCCATGGAATACAATGTGGCGGTTCTCGTCAAAGAAGCAGCTGCGGAACTTAACATGACCGTGCCGGATGACTTATCTATTATCTGTTACGATCACCCCCTGAATACGATTGGCAGACATAGATTCACCCACATAAAGCAGGACGTGGAAAAAATGACCGGGAAAGCGCTTGAAGGAGTTACCGCATTGATTGAAGGCAGGGAGTTTCCGGTTAAGACAACCCTTGATGCAGAATTAATAAAAGACGCTTCCACTGTCGCAAAAAAAGTTTAATAAAGCGTTCCTATCAGTACTTTCGCCTGGGCCGGAGGTACTTTTTTATTTGTTTAATTGGAAATGCTCAATAAATAACATATAAATTATATGTAATTTTAATATTGACATGTAATATTATCGGATATAACATAATAAATGAAAGCGCTATTATTTTCAGGATTTGAAGGGGAGTACATTCTTTATCAGGTTGAGAAGTTGCGAATGAATTATCAGAAAAATCCAAAAAGGAGAGATCGTGATGAAGAAAACCGTAATTGGGACGATTGGTGGGGGCGCCCTGCTGTTTCTGGCTGCCTGTGGGGGTAATGGTACTTCCGGAGAAGGGGATGTGGATCTCGATTGGCTGACCACCCCTTCCTATTCGCCTCAGGCAACTAATGAAGAGGAAGCTGACTATATTTCCGGAAAGATTGCTGAATTTGAAGAGGAGTTTCCGGATGTAAACATTAACATGGACCTTCAGTCAACCGATATTGATGAAGCGATGTCCCGACTGCTTGAACAGGCCAACACGGGACGGGCGCCGGATGTGGCGGCCATCGATGGATTTTACTTTCAGCGTTTCATCGATTACCTCCAGCCGCTGGACGAGTTGTTCGAAGAATACGATATGGATATCGACGATTTTCTGCCATTCGCACAGGATGTGATTAAGGGCGAAGATGGTCAGATTTATGGTCTGTACATGAATACAGATACCAGGGTGCTTTTCTATAACACCGAAGTGGTTGAGGAGCCTCCAGCCACATGGGATGAAGCGATTGAGCTTTCCCTCGACATTCAGGAAGATGGCTACAGCGGTCTTCTTTTCCCTGGCGGACGCGGGGAAGGAACCGCAGTGACAACCCTCTGGCCGTTATTCTGGGCCCAGGGCGGGGAACTGGTTGATGAGGACGGAAACCCTTCCTTTGGTGAAGGGGAGAATAGGGAAAAAATGCTGAATGTTCTCAGCCAGATTGATACGGCTGTTCAGTCAGGTGCGACACCGCAGCGGGTGAGCAGCTACGGTGGAGAAAATGACCTGAACGAGGAAATAGCCGGAGGAAGTGCCGCTATGTTTCTCGGTGGTAACTGGCAGCTTTCCTTTATGAGAGAAACACTCGGGGAAGATTTTGAAAACTGGGATGTAGCGCCACTCCCACAGATTGAGGAAAATCAGTTTGCTACCAGTGCAGGCGGCTGGGCCTGGGGTATTTTTGCTGAAGAAGAAGACAAACAGGAAGCTGCCTTTGACCTGATCACCCGCCTGTTTATCAGCGAGCAGGGCATGAGTGAATGGATTAATGTCCACGGCGGCTTGCCTTCAAGGGAATCTGTTTACGAGTCCGAGTACTTTGAAGGTGATGAGTTCAGCGATGTGTTCAGAGAGTACCTTGAAGACGCGAACGTCAGACCGGCTTCACCACGATACAACGAAATTTCAAATCAGATGCAAATTGCGGTTTCCGAAGTGATCAGCGGTTCAAAAACCCCTGAAGAAGCTTTGGATGACGCCTGGTCTGTCGTAAATGAAGACTGATCCTAAGGCGTCTGGAATGAAAACAACGCAAGCCGGACAAAAAAAGAAAGCCGGGAGATGGAGGGATTCACCCCTCCCCTGGCTCCTCCCATTAGGGATTATTCTGACGTTCGTATTTTTATATCCTGTTTTTGAAATTGTGCGATTCAGTTTTACAAATGCTTCGCTGATGGACACCGACTATGAGTATACAATTGGTTCTTTTTTACGACTTGTGCAATTGCCCGGATTCTATCAGATGCTTACCGTGACTGGAATCTTTGTTTTTGCCAGTGTATTCTTCCAGTTGTTCTTTGGCTTTCTCATTGCTCTTATTATCGACCGGGGCCAGCAGCTGAAAATGAGAGGAACGGTAGCCGTCCGCACAGCGGTGCTGACCGCGTGGGCGATTCCCGGGGTGATTATCGGGATTATCTGGCGGATTATGTACAATGAAACCGAGTCCGGTATCTTTAATCACTTTGTCAGCCTTTTTGGAATGGATACGATGCCGTTTCTATCTGATCCCCAGATGGCTCTGTTTGCTGTCACGCTCGCCAACATCTGGCGGGGAACGGCGTTCAGTATGATCCTGCTGTATGCAGGCATTCAGACGCTGCCGAAAGATGTCATGGAAGCAGCGAAAATTGATGGAGCGTCCGCATTTCAGCGTCTGACGAAAGTGATGCTGCCGATGCTCGCGCCGATTATTCTGATTAACCTGATCATTATTTCCATCGATACCTTTAACACGTTTGATATGGTGATGGCGCTCACAGGAGGCGGACCGGGGCAGAGTACCGAAGTCATCGCCCTGAGTATTTACACCTCCATCTTCCGGGAATTCAACCTCGGGCACGGAGCAGCCACAGCGGTCGTACTGCTGATCATAAATGTGGGGATGACCCTCGTCTATCTTAAAATCCTCGGGAAAAGGGAGGAACGGTAATATGTTAAGCCGAAAACAGAGATTCCTGACAAAGACAGGTTTATATTTCTGCTACTTTGTAATTCTTGCCTTTTTCCTTTTTCCGCTGCTCTGGGTCATTTCCCTCTCTCTGAAAACGAGGGAGGAACTGTTTGCCACACCGCCGACGATTATACCTGAGACGTTTGCTTTTGAAAATTACGCCAGAGTGATTGAGCAGTCCGGGGTATTAAATTATATTCAGAATTCGTTTGTGATCGTAACAGCAACGGTCATTGTCACGCTGCTGACGGCAATTCCGGCTGCTTATGCGATTTCCCGCTTTAAATTCAAGGGAAAAAGCCCGCTGCTGGTAATCATTTTGATGACCCAGATGATTTCTGCAGTGGTCATTTCGATTCCGCTGTACCGGCTGTTTGCCCAGCTTGATCTGATCAACAACTATGTGGTTCTGATCATTGTGTATGTAGCTGTCGTCCTGCCGTTTTCCACCTGGTTTCTGAAAGGG
Encoded proteins:
- a CDS encoding carbohydrate ABC transporter permease — encoded protein: MLSRKQRFLTKTGLYFCYFVILAFFLFPLLWVISLSLKTREELFATPPTIIPETFAFENYARVIEQSGVLNYIQNSFVIVTATVIVTLLTAIPAAYAISRFKFKGKSPLLVIILMTQMISAVVISIPLYRLFAQLDLINNYVVLIIVYVAVVLPFSTWFLKGYFDTIPYAMDEAAIVDGCSKFQILTKILIPTSVPGIVSVTILVAVQSWSQFVIPYILLDDDRLYPVSVGVMNLQSTQESVSTHLLAAGSVISVLPVIILFILLQRFIVGALTSGAVKG
- a CDS encoding carbohydrate ABC transporter permease, translated to MKTTQAGQKKKAGRWRDSPLPWLLPLGIILTFVFLYPVFEIVRFSFTNASLMDTDYEYTIGSFLRLVQLPGFYQMLTVTGIFVFASVFFQLFFGFLIALIIDRGQQLKMRGTVAVRTAVLTAWAIPGVIIGIIWRIMYNETESGIFNHFVSLFGMDTMPFLSDPQMALFAVTLANIWRGTAFSMILLYAGIQTLPKDVMEAAKIDGASAFQRLTKVMLPMLAPIILINLIIISIDTFNTFDMVMALTGGGPGQSTEVIALSIYTSIFREFNLGHGAATAVVLLIINVGMTLVYLKILGKREER
- a CDS encoding extracellular solute-binding protein; amino-acid sequence: MKKTVIGTIGGGALLFLAACGGNGTSGEGDVDLDWLTTPSYSPQATNEEEADYISGKIAEFEEEFPDVNINMDLQSTDIDEAMSRLLEQANTGRAPDVAAIDGFYFQRFIDYLQPLDELFEEYDMDIDDFLPFAQDVIKGEDGQIYGLYMNTDTRVLFYNTEVVEEPPATWDEAIELSLDIQEDGYSGLLFPGGRGEGTAVTTLWPLFWAQGGELVDEDGNPSFGEGENREKMLNVLSQIDTAVQSGATPQRVSSYGGENDLNEEIAGGSAAMFLGGNWQLSFMRETLGEDFENWDVAPLPQIEENQFATSAGGWAWGIFAEEEDKQEAAFDLITRLFISEQGMSEWINVHGGLPSRESVYESEYFEGDEFSDVFREYLEDANVRPASPRYNEISNQMQIAVSEVISGSKTPEEALDDAWSVVNED